One stretch of Lytechinus variegatus isolate NC3 chromosome 17, Lvar_3.0, whole genome shotgun sequence DNA includes these proteins:
- the LOC121430665 gene encoding uncharacterized protein LOC121430665 isoform X2 has product MFTAILHLNSLRYLVPAGMMMGCAPVYLRAYLGCHALNYVLPVRWYQAIEDTVWATYQRVVEFFFEHYTGVEPLVTMVLPQAQVSSDKCASSTLRQRFDKMMRSREVTSGGATKQQLAHEVKCSNLSAELDELMAEGSIRIQDGEMLDLKVALGLSWTRHRKLKRWLKKRKVFSEGEKAMRDQMKEIVGDNLTAKWLPFQFYNDELRCTEFLKAPMVMVCSLQRKVFSLLDEYDKLNQLTWTGIPTDEIWLKLGGDKGGKSFKLAIQVANLIHPNSPRNTVMVAVFQASDSTFNLDLALKDFASDVELLMRTTWRGKRIRLFLCGDYEFLTKFYGLTGPNGRHCCLYCSISEAQMAVPLEDRGPSPSRTLETLSTNLQEYKEDKVAKNHNNVIKEPLFKIPIDQVCPPGLHISLGLFYKHSTSMEQECHELDVKVAEMLSHRDSATVESPGLESLVKLHSLQRKMTDVANEQKDLLEQIFCFVTLFPDQIVARGSI; this is encoded by the exons ATGTTCACTGCGATTTTACACCTCAACTCTCTGCGGTACCTTGTTCCAGCCGGGATGATGATGGGCTGCGCCCCCGTGTATCTTCGGGCTTACCTCGGCTGTCATGCGCTGAACTACGTGCTGCCAGTGCGTTGGTACCAAGCGATTGAAGACACTGTTTGGGCCACTTATCAAAGAGTGGTAGAATTCTTCTTTGAGCATTATACAGGCGTAGAG CCATTAGTCACAATGGTGCTGCCTCAGGCCCAGGTCTCTTCAGACAAATGTGCATCATCAACACTAAGGCAGcgttttgacaaaatgatgcgATCTCGAGAAGTAACAAGTGGTGGGGCAACAAAACAACAATTGGCTCATGAAGTGAAGTGCAGTAACCTTTCAGCTGAGCTAGATGAACTGATGGCTGAGGGATCCATCCGCATACAAGACGGAGAGATGCTGGATTTGAAGGTTGCTCTTGGACTCAGCTGGACAAGACATCGAAAACTGAAAAG ATGgctgaagaaaaggaaagtgttTTCCGAAGGCGAGAAGGCAATGAGAGACCAAATGAAGGAGATAGTAGGAGACAACCTTACAGCAAAGTGGCTCCCATTTCAATTTTACAACGATGAATTGAGATGCACAGAATTCCTTAAGGCGCCTATGGTCATGGTGTGCAGCCTTCAGAGAAAGGTTTTCAGTCTCTTAGATGAATATGACAA GCTAAACCAGCTAACATGGACAGGAATACCCACAGACGAGATTTGGCTAAAATTGGGTGGCGACAAAGGGGGCAAAAGCTTCAAACTGGCCATTCAAGTCGCAAATTTGATCCATCCAAACAGCCCAAGAAATACAGTTATGGTGGCAGTGTTTCAAGCTTCGGATAGCACATTCAATCTGGACCTTGCTCTCAAGGACTTTGCAAGTGATGTGGAACTGCTAATGAGAACTACATGGAG GGGAAAGAGAATCAGGCTATTCCTCTGTGGAGATTATGAGTTTCTCACAAAGTTCTATGGGTtgactggaccaaatg GTCGTCACTGCTGTCTATACTGCAGCATCAGCGAGGCTCAAATGGCTGTACCTCTTGAGGATAGGGGACCCAGTCCATCCAGAACACTTGAGACTCTTTCTACCAACCTGCAAGAGTACAAAGAAGATAAAGTAGCAAAAAATCACAACAATGTGATTAAAGAGCCGCTATTCAAGATACCTATAGATCAG GTCTGTCCTCCAGGACTTCACATCAGCCTTGGCCTCTTCTACAAGCACTCCACAAGTATGGAACAGGAGTGCCATGAACTGGATGTCAAAGTTGCAGAGATGCTGTCGCATAGAGATTCAGCAACAGTAGAATCACCAGGCCTCGAGTCACTCGTGAAATTACATTCCTTGCAAAGGAAAATGACAGACGTGGCAAATGAACAGAAGGACTTGCTGGAgcaaattttttgttttgttacgcTCTTTCCTGATCAGATTGTTGCAAGAGGAAGCAtctga
- the LOC121430665 gene encoding uncharacterized protein LOC121430665 isoform X1, translated as MSSKEFMLCKLCGNVLVNPCVTSCDHVFCLSCVKSLFVSDSVSVPCVVCGNSVHYSSVTHVPQYHLATIQSTTITCTLCQSNISYSQAINHICTHNDHTYTKQPSISIQDLSPNQKETLGKQIIKEKLSQSKDVTITYQTSKGKPLVTMVLPQAQVSSDKCASSTLRQRFDKMMRSREVTSGGATKQQLAHEVKCSNLSAELDELMAEGSIRIQDGEMLDLKVALGLSWTRHRKLKRWLKKRKVFSEGEKAMRDQMKEIVGDNLTAKWLPFQFYNDELRCTEFLKAPMVMVCSLQRKVFSLLDEYDKLNQLTWTGIPTDEIWLKLGGDKGGKSFKLAIQVANLIHPNSPRNTVMVAVFQASDSTFNLDLALKDFASDVELLMRTTWRGKRIRLFLCGDYEFLTKFYGLTGPNGRHCCLYCSISEAQMAVPLEDRGPSPSRTLETLSTNLQEYKEDKVAKNHNNVIKEPLFKIPIDQVCPPGLHISLGLFYKHSTSMEQECHELDVKVAEMLSHRDSATVESPGLESLVKLHSLQRKMTDVANEQKDLLEQIFCFVTLFPDQIVARGSI; from the exons ATGTCTAGTAAAGAATTCATGTTGTGTAAACTCTGTGGTAATGTTCTTGTTAACCCTTGTGTGACCAGTTGTGATCATGTTTTTTGTTTAAGTTGTGTAAAATCGTTGTTTGTCAGTGATAGTGTAAGTGTTCCTTGTGTTGTATGTGGTAATTCTGTTCATTATTCATCAGTAACACACGTACCGCAATACCATTTAGCAACAATACAATCCACCACCATCACCTGTACACTATGTCAGTCAAACATCTCATACTCTCAAGCAATCAATCATATATGCACTCACAACGATCACACCTACACCAAACAACCTTCAATATCAATACAGGATCTCTCCCCGAATCAAAAAGAAACACTCGGCaagcaaataataaaagaaaagctcAGCCAGTCAAAGGATGTCACCATAACCTACCAAACTTCCAAGGGAAAG CCATTAGTCACAATGGTGCTGCCTCAGGCCCAGGTCTCTTCAGACAAATGTGCATCATCAACACTAAGGCAGcgttttgacaaaatgatgcgATCTCGAGAAGTAACAAGTGGTGGGGCAACAAAACAACAATTGGCTCATGAAGTGAAGTGCAGTAACCTTTCAGCTGAGCTAGATGAACTGATGGCTGAGGGATCCATCCGCATACAAGACGGAGAGATGCTGGATTTGAAGGTTGCTCTTGGACTCAGCTGGACAAGACATCGAAAACTGAAAAG ATGgctgaagaaaaggaaagtgttTTCCGAAGGCGAGAAGGCAATGAGAGACCAAATGAAGGAGATAGTAGGAGACAACCTTACAGCAAAGTGGCTCCCATTTCAATTTTACAACGATGAATTGAGATGCACAGAATTCCTTAAGGCGCCTATGGTCATGGTGTGCAGCCTTCAGAGAAAGGTTTTCAGTCTCTTAGATGAATATGACAA GCTAAACCAGCTAACATGGACAGGAATACCCACAGACGAGATTTGGCTAAAATTGGGTGGCGACAAAGGGGGCAAAAGCTTCAAACTGGCCATTCAAGTCGCAAATTTGATCCATCCAAACAGCCCAAGAAATACAGTTATGGTGGCAGTGTTTCAAGCTTCGGATAGCACATTCAATCTGGACCTTGCTCTCAAGGACTTTGCAAGTGATGTGGAACTGCTAATGAGAACTACATGGAG GGGAAAGAGAATCAGGCTATTCCTCTGTGGAGATTATGAGTTTCTCACAAAGTTCTATGGGTtgactggaccaaatg GTCGTCACTGCTGTCTATACTGCAGCATCAGCGAGGCTCAAATGGCTGTACCTCTTGAGGATAGGGGACCCAGTCCATCCAGAACACTTGAGACTCTTTCTACCAACCTGCAAGAGTACAAAGAAGATAAAGTAGCAAAAAATCACAACAATGTGATTAAAGAGCCGCTATTCAAGATACCTATAGATCAG GTCTGTCCTCCAGGACTTCACATCAGCCTTGGCCTCTTCTACAAGCACTCCACAAGTATGGAACAGGAGTGCCATGAACTGGATGTCAAAGTTGCAGAGATGCTGTCGCATAGAGATTCAGCAACAGTAGAATCACCAGGCCTCGAGTCACTCGTGAAATTACATTCCTTGCAAAGGAAAATGACAGACGTGGCAAATGAACAGAAGGACTTGCTGGAgcaaattttttgttttgttacgcTCTTTCCTGATCAGATTGTTGCAAGAGGAAGCAtctga